In one Magallana gigas chromosome 9, xbMagGiga1.1, whole genome shotgun sequence genomic region, the following are encoded:
- the LOC136271873 gene encoding E3 ubiquitin-protein ligase TRIM71-like yields MLPRTWAQDVLRCHLCETPGPPMYCDICHIHLCKACVGEHLSDESKEHKVVSFNKRGLNPKCSKHSTQLCDLHCEHCDIPICVECVSSGDHLGHKQVGILKKLDTKREAIKKDLQELENTIYPKYQEIASNIPAQKTDLNKNSKKLTAALDKHGENLHREIDIAIQNLKSDVDEIESKHLVVLDKQENEIKCSISEITQVIVELKKLLKSNDVSLVSAFNSRNAEFRRLPPKLTVSLPRFTPQKINKEQIYQQIGSLSSLSIKTEQHGYTMDSPGAESSPPDRPLIGVPRIITDINTEYGKSNELSSVSCLSDDELWTSGQDNMMRLYNLHSKLVKSIQTKSGNIPFDIAVTQSGELVYTDCTDKTVNIVKNTQIQTVIRLQGWYPLYVCSTSSGDLLVVMITDDKKQSKVVRYSGSTEKQTIQYDDKGQPLYSSELYPKYINENKNLDICVADYIASAVVVVNQAGKQRFTYTGPPFRTFNPVGITADSQGRILTADCANYRIHILDQDGQFLRYIDNCNLQYPYGLCVDTRDNLFVAERDTSKLTKIQNYM; encoded by the coding sequence ATGCTCCCCCGTACTTGGGctcaggatgtgttacggtgtcatctctgtgagaccccgggcccccctatgtactgtgacatttgtcataTACATCTATGTAAAGCatgtgtgggggaacatctGTCCGATGAATCCAAGGAACATAAAGTGGTGTCATTTAATAAAAGAGGACTTAATCCTAAATGTTCCAAACATTCCACACAATTATGTGACCTTCATTGTGAACAttgtgacattcctatttgtgtggAGTGTGTCTCCTCTGGTGATCATCTAGGACACAAGCAAGtgggcattttaaaaaaacttgataCTAAGAGAGAAGccataaaaaaagatttacaagaattaGAAAATACCATTTATCCTAAATACCAAGAGATTGCATCCAATATCCCTGCTCAGAAAACTGATCTAAATAAAAACTCCAAGAAATTAACAGCAGCTCTAGACAAACATGGAGAAaacttgcacagagaaatagacattgCCATCCAAAATCTGAAATCTGACGTGGATGAAATAGAATCAAAACACCTGGTTGTCCTTGATAAAcaggaaaatgaaatcaaatgcagTATTTCTGAAATAACACAGGTCATTGTTGAACTGAAGAAGCTACTTAAATCCAATGATGTAAGCCTTGTCTCTGCTTTCAACTCCAGaaatgctgaattcagaagattgcctcctaaactcacagtttCCTTACCAAGATTCACCCCTCAGAAGATTAACAAAGAGCAAATTTATCAGCAGATTGGTTCTTTGTCATCattatctatcaaaacagaacAACATGGCTACACAATGGATTCCcccggtgctgagtcctctcccccggaCAGACCACTCATTGGTGTACCAAGGATCATCACCGATATAAACACAGAGTATGGAAAATCTAATGAATTAAgcagtgtgtcctgtctgagcGATGATGAACTGTGGACGAGTGGTCAGGACAACATGATGAGACTCTACAACCTCCACAGTAAACTAGTGAAGTcaatccaaaccaagtcagggaacatACCATTTGATATAGCAGTGACACAGAGTGGTgaactagtttatactgattgcACAGATaaaactgtgaacatagtgaagaatacacagatacagacagtgatcagactacaggggtggTATCCTCTCtatgtctgtagtacctcctctggtgacctcctggttgtcatgatcACTGATGATAAGAAACAatcaaaagttgtgcgttattctggctccacagagaaacaaacaattcaatacgatgacaaaggacaacctctctattcatctgaactttaccctaaatatataaatgagaacaagaacctagatatctgtgtagcAGACTATATAGCcagtgcagtagtggtggtcaatcaggccggtaAACAACGGTTTACATATACTGGTCCTCCCTTCAGGACATTTAATCCAGTCGGCATCACtgcagacagccagggtcggatcctgacagcagactgtGCCAActaccgtatccacatcctggatcaggacggacagttcctccgctacattgacaactgtaaTTTACAGTATCCATacggtttatgtgtggacaccagagacaacctctttgtggctgagagGGACACAAGTAAACTGACGAAAATCCagaattatatgtaa